One part of the Streptomyces ferrugineus genome encodes these proteins:
- a CDS encoding succinate dehydrogenase iron-sulfur subunit, whose amino-acid sequence MATPVMDKVEAESAASPYITVTFRVRRFNPEVSAEATWEDFQLEIDPKERVLDGLHKIKWDLDGTLTFRRSCAHGICGSDAMRINGKNRLACKTLIKDINPEKPITVEPIKGLTVLKDLVVDMEPFFQAYRDVMPFLITKDTNEPTRERFQTAEDRERFDDTTKCILCAACTSSCPVFWNDGQYFGPAAIVNAHRFIFDSRDEAGEQRLEILNDKDGVWRCRTTFNCTDACPRGIEVTKAIAEVKKALITRRF is encoded by the coding sequence ATGGCAACCCCCGTTATGGACAAGGTGGAGGCCGAGTCCGCCGCGTCCCCGTACATCACGGTCACCTTCCGGGTCCGCCGCTTCAACCCGGAGGTCTCGGCCGAGGCGACGTGGGAAGACTTCCAGCTGGAGATCGACCCCAAGGAGCGCGTCCTCGACGGCCTCCACAAGATCAAGTGGGACCTGGACGGCACGCTGACCTTCCGCCGCTCCTGCGCCCACGGCATCTGCGGCTCGGACGCGATGCGGATCAACGGCAAGAACCGCCTCGCGTGCAAGACGCTGATCAAGGACATCAACCCCGAGAAGCCGATCACGGTCGAGCCCATAAAGGGCCTGACGGTCCTGAAGGACCTCGTGGTCGACATGGAGCCGTTCTTCCAGGCGTACCGAGACGTCATGCCCTTCCTCATCACGAAGGACACGAACGAGCCGACGCGTGAGCGCTTCCAGACCGCCGAGGACCGCGAGCGCTTCGACGACACCACGAAGTGCATCCTCTGCGCCGCCTGCACCTCCTCGTGCCCGGTGTTCTGGAACGACGGCCAGTACTTCGGCCCGGCCGCCATCGTCAACGCGCACCGCTTCATCTTCGACTCGCGTGACGAGGCTGGCGAGCAGCGCCTGGAGATCCTCAACGACAAGGACGGCGTGTGGCGCTGCCGCACGACCTTCAACTGCACGGACGCCTGCCCGCGCGGTATCGAGGTCACCAAGGCGATCGCCGAGGTCAAGAAGGCACTGATCACGCGCCGCTTCTGA
- a CDS encoding LamG domain-containing protein produces MALLRKAAAALCATAAALLAIPPTASAAPVSRPTLAHENFDRLPLGPVTAGRSWTTDAENGTLTVAPSSTGRGRELRLHTEGNGRAFLVFPDLTAPGNSYWARLRLRVDAFPTAPDWAHWTIAEASGADSPTLVRPLGGQYAPTDDGNFWGVGSDLGPTGDWTSWKTSAPATADAWQCVEFHLDATDNRVTVYFDGVEQPDLTVSTDQHGGTSDPFTFPAFDKLKLGWQLYQADPTPSSYDIRMDDIALSTRRAPCS; encoded by the coding sequence ATGGCACTCCTGAGAAAGGCGGCCGCCGCCCTGTGCGCCACGGCTGCCGCACTGCTCGCGATACCCCCCACTGCCTCCGCCGCCCCCGTCTCTCGTCCGACGCTCGCCCACGAGAACTTCGACCGCCTGCCCCTCGGCCCGGTCACGGCGGGCCGGAGCTGGACGACCGACGCGGAGAACGGCACCCTGACCGTCGCCCCCAGCTCCACCGGCCGCGGCCGTGAACTGCGCCTCCACACCGAGGGCAACGGCCGGGCCTTCCTCGTCTTCCCCGACCTGACCGCCCCCGGCAACAGCTATTGGGCCCGCCTGCGGCTGCGCGTGGACGCCTTCCCCACCGCCCCCGACTGGGCGCACTGGACCATCGCCGAGGCGTCCGGGGCGGATTCCCCGACGCTGGTCCGGCCACTGGGCGGCCAGTACGCCCCCACCGACGACGGCAACTTCTGGGGTGTCGGCTCCGACCTCGGCCCCACCGGCGACTGGACGTCCTGGAAGACCTCCGCCCCCGCCACGGCCGACGCCTGGCAGTGCGTGGAGTTCCACCTGGACGCCACCGACAACCGCGTCACGGTCTACTTCGACGGCGTCGAGCAGCCCGACCTGACCGTCTCCACGGACCAGCACGGCGGCACGTCGGACCCCTTCACCTTCCCGGCCTTCGACAAGCTGAAGCTGGGCTGGCAGCTGTACCAGGCCGACCCGACGCCGTCGTCGTACGACATCCGGATGGACGACATCGCGCTGAGCACGCGAAGGGCGCCCTGCTCATAG
- a CDS encoding VOC family protein produces the protein MSDDESYELLGFDNVLLPVGDLGEAVRFYERAGFAVGFRLDEAGIALLKVGGETPGLLLRQEDVLGHRPPPWPSPRVWLEVPDARAAARTLGGAGIAPLDDPSSVATGWTVEIADPWGNVIGFTDYSKRPELGRRP, from the coding sequence ATGTCAGATGACGAGTCGTACGAACTGCTCGGGTTCGACAACGTGCTGCTGCCGGTCGGCGACCTCGGCGAGGCCGTCCGGTTCTACGAGCGGGCCGGGTTCGCGGTCGGGTTCCGGCTCGACGAGGCCGGGATCGCGCTGCTGAAGGTCGGAGGTGAGACGCCTGGCCTCCTGCTGCGACAGGAGGACGTGTTGGGGCACCGGCCGCCGCCGTGGCCCTCGCCCCGGGTGTGGCTGGAGGTGCCGGACGCGCGGGCGGCGGCGCGGACGCTGGGCGGCGCGGGTATCGCGCCGCTCGACGACCCCTCCTCCGTGGCCACCGGGTGGACGGTCGAGATCGCCGACCCCTGGGGAAACGTCATCGGGTTCACGGACTACTCCAAACGGCCGGAACTCGGGCGCAGACCATGA
- a CDS encoding thiol-disulfide oxidoreductase DCC family protein, whose protein sequence is MAVETTAGRAAGAAVRGLTVLYDAQCSLCTFVRDWLVRQPQLVPLEMVPAGSDEARRRYPGLDHGATLDEITVVGDAGQVYRGGAAWIVTLWALREHRGLAHRLSTPSGARVAKGAVLAAAKWRGGQWDGRAHRRGDGWSYDPSRGWTYNPPGCEGGTCAPAR, encoded by the coding sequence ATGGCAGTCGAGACGACAGCGGGCCGAGCGGCCGGGGCCGCGGTCCGCGGGCTCACCGTCCTCTACGACGCCCAGTGCTCCCTGTGCACCTTTGTGCGCGACTGGCTGGTACGACAGCCGCAGTTGGTGCCGCTGGAGATGGTGCCGGCCGGGTCCGACGAGGCCCGGCGGCGCTACCCCGGCCTGGACCACGGCGCCACCCTCGACGAGATCACGGTCGTCGGTGACGCCGGACAGGTCTACCGGGGCGGCGCCGCCTGGATCGTCACGCTGTGGGCGCTGCGCGAGCACCGGGGACTCGCGCATCGCCTCAGCACCCCGTCCGGGGCGCGGGTGGCCAAGGGGGCCGTGCTCGCCGCCGCCAAGTGGCGCGGCGGGCAGTGGGACGGGCGGGCCCACCGGCGCGGGGACGGGTGGTCGTACGACCCGAGCCGTGGCTGGACGTACAACCCGCCGGGGTGCGAGGGCGGCACCTGCGCCCCCGCGCGGTGA
- a CDS encoding trypsin-like serine peptidase, which produces MRGIPGVTRIPRSLLGALVGVTALLTAGALATPAGAAPRPDISAGVSPVSADAQQQARDFWTAERMREATPLDLVTANGHFDGGSAPLKGKATTVAPTAAVGKAASDIGLMAFPNSGAQWTGGGAVVSTAGRVFFTYQGRTASCSGNAVTSDNKSTVITAGHCVKLEGAWHTNWVFVPGYHDGQAPYGRWTASKTLSTPQWTASEDINYDVGAAVVAPLDGKLLTDVVGGQGLAFNTGYNLRMYSFGFPAAAPYDGEKFIYCSGTTNRDFLLSDDHGMNCNMTGGSSGGPWFTQFDEATGKGLLSSVNSFKYNFLPNRMYGPYFGADAQNLYQTAQGS; this is translated from the coding sequence GTGAGAGGCATACCCGGCGTCACCCGCATACCCCGCTCCCTCCTCGGCGCCCTGGTCGGCGTCACCGCGCTGCTCACCGCGGGCGCCCTCGCCACACCCGCGGGCGCCGCGCCGAGGCCCGACATCTCCGCCGGCGTCAGCCCGGTCTCGGCCGACGCCCAGCAGCAGGCCCGTGACTTCTGGACAGCAGAGCGGATGCGCGAGGCGACCCCGCTCGACCTCGTGACCGCCAACGGGCATTTCGACGGCGGCTCGGCGCCCCTCAAGGGGAAGGCGACCACGGTCGCGCCGACCGCGGCGGTCGGCAAGGCGGCGTCCGACATCGGCCTGATGGCCTTCCCGAACAGCGGCGCCCAGTGGACCGGCGGCGGCGCCGTCGTCTCCACGGCGGGCCGCGTCTTCTTCACCTACCAGGGCCGTACGGCGTCCTGCTCCGGCAACGCCGTCACCAGCGACAACAAGAGCACCGTGATCACGGCGGGCCACTGTGTGAAGCTGGAGGGCGCCTGGCACACCAACTGGGTCTTCGTGCCCGGCTACCACGACGGACAGGCCCCCTACGGCCGCTGGACCGCGTCGAAGACCCTGTCCACACCGCAGTGGACGGCGAGCGAGGACATTAACTACGACGTCGGCGCCGCCGTCGTCGCCCCGCTGGACGGCAAGCTCCTGACGGACGTCGTCGGCGGGCAGGGACTGGCCTTCAACACCGGCTACAACCTGCGCATGTACTCGTTCGGCTTCCCGGCCGCCGCCCCGTACGACGGCGAGAAGTTCATCTACTGCAGCGGCACCACCAACCGGGACTTCCTGCTGTCCGACGACCACGGGATGAACTGCAACATGACCGGCGGCTCCAGCGGCGGCCCCTGGTTCACACAGTTCGACGAGGCCACGGGCAAGGGCCTGCTGTCCTCGGTGAACAGCTTCAAGTACAACTTCCTGCCGAACCGGATGTACGGCCCGTACTTCGGTGCCGACGCCCAGAACCTGTACCAGACGGCACAGGGCTCCTGA
- a CDS encoding TetR/AcrR family transcriptional regulator — translation MSSKNDRPEQGDAPSKSEQTRALILETAMRLFQERGYDKTTMRAIAQEAGVSVGNAYYYFAGKEHLIQGFYDRIAAEHRAAIRDVLATETELEARLAGVLKVWLDIATPYHEFAVQFFKNAADPDSPLSPFSAESEHARVEAIGIHREVLAGATKTKVPEELRDVLPELMWLSQMGLVLYWVFDRTEGRERSYRLAERGARLTARGVSLARFRVLRPLVHEVHELFTDFLPGMTNAIPDPAKKTDRKTDSKTGKKADRKAGWTTGGRRAPAEDERP, via the coding sequence GTGTCCTCGAAGAACGACCGCCCTGAACAGGGCGACGCGCCCAGCAAGTCCGAGCAGACCCGTGCCCTGATCCTGGAGACGGCCATGCGGCTGTTCCAGGAGCGGGGCTACGACAAGACGACGATGCGGGCGATCGCCCAGGAGGCCGGGGTCTCGGTCGGCAACGCGTACTACTACTTCGCGGGCAAGGAACATCTGATCCAGGGCTTCTACGACCGGATCGCCGCCGAGCACCGGGCGGCGATCCGGGACGTCCTGGCCACCGAGACCGAGCTGGAGGCGCGCCTCGCGGGCGTGCTGAAGGTGTGGCTGGACATCGCCACGCCGTACCACGAGTTCGCGGTGCAGTTCTTCAAGAACGCCGCCGACCCCGACAGCCCGCTCAGCCCGTTCTCCGCCGAGTCGGAGCACGCGCGCGTGGAGGCCATCGGCATCCACCGGGAGGTGCTGGCGGGCGCGACGAAGACCAAGGTGCCCGAGGAGCTGCGGGACGTCCTGCCGGAGTTGATGTGGCTCTCCCAGATGGGGCTCGTCCTGTACTGGGTCTTCGACCGGACCGAGGGCCGCGAGCGCAGCTACCGGCTCGCCGAGCGCGGCGCCCGGCTGACCGCGCGGGGCGTGTCGCTGGCCCGGTTCCGGGTGCTGCGGCCGCTGGTGCACGAGGTGCACGAGCTGTTCACGGACTTCCTGCCGGGGATGACGAACGCGATTCCGGATCCGGCGAAGAAGACGGACCGGAAGACGGACAGCAAGACCGGCAAGAAGGCGGACCGGAAGGCGGGCTGGACGACCGGCGGCCGACGGGCGCCCGCCGAGGACGAGCGCCCCTGA
- a CDS encoding MMPL family transporter: MARWCYRHRLVVLLLWLGALFGLGAASSSAGTNYANVFSLPNTDSTTAYDLMEKAFPERAGDTDTVVWKVDEGSVRDESVRSRIEPALEEIGRMKGVGEVTDPYAAQGTAQISRDGRIAYAQVTFTEQANAVPKELIEDVVDTAQAAGTDGLQVELGGQAIARTQEPPQGTAEAVGILAAAVVLFLAFGSLFAMLLPIVVAVAGVGTGMIATMLMSHVTDVPEVAPLLGSLIGLGVGIDYALFIVTRHRRGILRGMKPEEAAVTALNTSGRAVLFAGGTVCIALAGMLVMNMRFLDGVVVATSLTVVLSVLAAITLLPALLGLLGMRVLSRRQRRRLAVTGPEPAEASGLAARWSSYVQRRPRPVVALAVVVMAALAIPVLSLRLGATDQGNHQESTTTRQAYDLLAEGFGPGFNGPLQVVVEGDAPAGLVDGIRSTEGVAQVADLPPANGVTVIQVVPDTSPQSEQTDQLIDRLRDDVIPQSGAEAHVGGVTAVFKDFASVTGERLPYFIATIIALGFLLLLVAFRSLVVPLTAALMNLIAAAASFGVLVAIFQWGWGTELIGVGKEGPITSFLPVIMLSLLFGLSMDYQVFLVSRMHEEWVHTKDNARAVRVGLAETSRVINSAALIMICVFSAFVLSGDMEGAMAGIGLAAAVALDAFILRTALVPAAMHMLGRSNWWLPDWLEKRLPHLAVEPKEEEPVAEEAEPVGAGRSSVVHGFVRTADGEPVEGAAVTLLTKGGRRLDGVTSLADGSYIVSVPAPGTYLLATSAESYGSRAGQVVVTDGPLVCDVELVDGEVDAVN, from the coding sequence TTGGCACGGTGGTGCTATCGGCACCGGCTGGTGGTCCTGTTGCTGTGGTTGGGGGCGCTTTTCGGCCTGGGCGCGGCGAGTTCGAGCGCGGGCACGAACTACGCGAACGTCTTCTCCCTTCCGAACACGGACTCCACGACGGCGTACGACCTGATGGAGAAGGCCTTCCCGGAGCGCGCGGGCGACACCGACACGGTGGTGTGGAAGGTGGACGAGGGGTCCGTACGGGACGAGTCCGTACGGTCCAGGATCGAGCCCGCGCTCGAGGAGATCGGGCGGATGAAGGGGGTCGGCGAGGTCACCGACCCGTACGCGGCACAGGGAACGGCGCAGATCAGCCGGGACGGGCGGATCGCCTACGCCCAGGTCACCTTCACCGAGCAGGCGAACGCCGTCCCCAAGGAGCTGATCGAGGACGTCGTCGACACGGCACAGGCCGCCGGGACCGACGGGCTCCAGGTCGAGTTGGGCGGCCAGGCCATCGCCCGCACCCAGGAGCCGCCGCAGGGCACCGCGGAGGCGGTCGGCATCCTCGCCGCGGCGGTCGTGCTGTTCCTCGCGTTCGGTTCGCTCTTCGCGATGCTGCTGCCGATCGTCGTGGCCGTCGCGGGCGTCGGCACCGGCATGATCGCGACGATGCTGATGAGCCATGTCACGGACGTGCCCGAAGTGGCCCCGCTGCTCGGCTCGCTGATCGGCCTCGGCGTCGGCATCGACTACGCCCTGTTCATCGTCACCCGGCACCGGCGCGGCATCCTGCGCGGCATGAAGCCGGAGGAGGCGGCCGTGACCGCGCTCAACACCTCCGGCCGCGCGGTGCTGTTCGCGGGCGGCACGGTGTGCATCGCGCTCGCCGGGATGCTGGTGATGAACATGCGGTTCCTGGACGGCGTGGTCGTCGCGACCTCGCTCACCGTCGTCCTGAGCGTGCTCGCCGCGATCACCCTGCTGCCGGCCCTCCTCGGCCTGCTCGGCATGCGGGTGCTCAGCCGCCGGCAGCGGCGCCGGCTCGCCGTGACGGGACCGGAACCGGCGGAGGCGAGCGGACTCGCGGCGCGCTGGTCGTCGTACGTCCAAAGGCGGCCGCGCCCGGTCGTGGCGCTGGCCGTCGTCGTCATGGCGGCCCTCGCGATCCCCGTGCTGTCGCTGCGCCTCGGCGCCACCGACCAGGGCAACCACCAGGAGTCGACCACCACCCGCCAGGCCTACGACCTGCTCGCCGAGGGCTTCGGCCCCGGATTCAACGGCCCGCTCCAGGTGGTCGTCGAGGGCGACGCCCCCGCCGGGCTGGTGGACGGCATCCGCTCGACCGAGGGGGTCGCCCAGGTGGCCGACCTGCCGCCCGCCAACGGCGTCACGGTCATCCAGGTCGTACCGGACACCTCGCCCCAGTCCGAGCAGACGGACCAGCTGATCGACCGGCTGCGCGACGACGTGATCCCGCAGTCCGGGGCCGAGGCCCATGTCGGCGGCGTCACCGCGGTCTTCAAGGACTTCGCCTCGGTGACCGGCGAGCGCCTGCCGTACTTCATCGCGACGATCATCGCGCTCGGCTTCCTGCTTCTGCTGGTGGCCTTCCGCTCGCTGGTCGTCCCGCTGACGGCCGCCTTGATGAACCTGATCGCGGCCGCCGCGTCCTTCGGCGTCCTGGTGGCGATCTTCCAGTGGGGCTGGGGCACCGAGCTGATCGGCGTCGGCAAGGAGGGCCCGATCACGTCCTTCCTGCCGGTCATCATGCTGTCCCTGCTGTTCGGCCTGTCCATGGACTACCAGGTGTTCCTGGTCAGCCGGATGCACGAGGAGTGGGTGCACACCAAGGACAACGCGCGCGCGGTCCGCGTCGGCCTCGCGGAGACCAGCCGGGTCATCAACTCGGCCGCCCTGATCATGATCTGTGTGTTCAGCGCGTTCGTGCTGAGCGGCGACATGGAGGGCGCCATGGCGGGCATCGGTCTCGCGGCCGCCGTCGCCCTGGACGCCTTCATCCTGCGTACGGCACTGGTGCCGGCCGCGATGCACATGCTCGGCAGGTCCAACTGGTGGCTGCCGGACTGGCTGGAGAAGCGGCTGCCGCATCTCGCGGTCGAGCCGAAGGAGGAGGAGCCGGTGGCCGAGGAGGCGGAGCCGGTCGGGGCGGGCCGCTCCTCGGTGGTCCACGGATTCGTCCGCACCGCCGACGGCGAGCCGGTCGAGGGCGCCGCGGTGACGCTGCTGACGAAGGGCGGGCGCCGGCTGGACGGGGTGACGTCCCTGGCCGACGGCTCCTACATCGTGTCGGTGCCGGCGCCGGGGACGTATCTGCTGGCGACGAGCGCCGAGTCGTACGGGTCCAGGGCCGGGCAGGTGGTCGTGACGGACGGGCCGCTCGTGTGCGACGTCGAACTGGTCGACGGGGAGGTCGACGCGGTCAACTGA
- a CDS encoding response regulator transcription factor: MTTGSGTVLVVEDEESIADVLAIALRFHRFEVMTAGTVREALSLAERTRPDAALLDVMLPDGDGRALGRELRERRPDLALVFLTARDSPAEIVGALGFGDDYITKPFDVDVVIARLTAVLRRTRPADVLPQRPPLRYGDLELDEATYSVRRAGRTVELTPTEYALLRFLVRNGGRIVPKDQLLRHVWQYEHTPPDSTVVETYISYLRRKLDALGPPVITTRRGVGYGLA; the protein is encoded by the coding sequence ATGACGACGGGTTCTGGCACCGTGCTGGTCGTGGAGGACGAGGAGAGCATCGCCGACGTCCTCGCCATCGCCCTGCGCTTCCACCGGTTCGAGGTGATGACGGCGGGCACCGTCCGCGAGGCGCTGTCCCTGGCCGAGCGCACCCGCCCGGACGCGGCGCTGCTGGATGTGATGCTCCCGGACGGCGACGGCCGCGCCCTCGGACGTGAACTGCGCGAGCGCCGCCCGGACCTGGCGCTCGTCTTCCTCACCGCACGCGACTCGCCCGCCGAGATCGTCGGCGCCCTCGGCTTCGGCGACGACTACATCACCAAGCCGTTCGACGTCGACGTGGTCATCGCCCGGCTCACGGCCGTCCTGCGCCGCACCCGGCCGGCCGACGTCCTGCCGCAGCGGCCACCGCTCAGATACGGCGACCTGGAGCTGGACGAGGCGACGTACTCGGTGCGCCGCGCGGGCCGCACCGTGGAGCTCACCCCCACCGAGTACGCGTTGCTGCGCTTCCTGGTGCGCAACGGCGGCCGGATCGTGCCCAAGGACCAGCTCCTGCGCCACGTCTGGCAGTACGAGCACACCCCGCCCGACTCGACCGTCGTGGAGACCTACATCAGCTATCTGCGGCGCAAGCTGGACGCCCTGGGACCGCCGGTGATCACCACACGGCGGGGCGTCGGATACGGGCTGGCATGA
- a CDS encoding sensor histidine kinase, protein MRLPCVPRAGRRRGIHSLRGKLTLANVALLAVGIAVATAVSLMTARFYLLDKVDTELKSARTTLGNAGFTLRQIESLSELGVALDTFNDSGARDTDPLPGPSMVYVAVGSTGRPVALGPLEPTARQRALAAAAKDPAALAAAEEPRDVQVEGERYRMVGAQLSDGTVVLIAVPTEGLHEGMGKALKMDLAVGTLLLALLACLTMISVLRWMRPLEDMVETSSAIAEGDLTRRVPSSREATLEVEQLRVALNSMLHQVESAHRTRERSTAQLRRFVGDASHELRTPLSAIRGYLQLYDKGMLTEPAERKRAWDRMNGEVDRMGRLVDELLTLARLDQRPELRFRNVDLSRLVRDAAEDLRVQQPERPITVGADGTLLVRADEAGLRQVLGNLLSNVRTHTPADVPVRLGVERADGVVRLCVADKGPGLSEEDAARVFDRFFRAGGGAGSGLGMAIVQGVVEAHGGEVAVRTAPGEGLRVTVSLPTQGREELRERPH, encoded by the coding sequence ATGAGGCTCCCCTGCGTCCCGCGCGCCGGTCGCCGGCGCGGCATCCACTCGCTGCGCGGCAAGCTGACGCTGGCCAACGTGGCGCTGCTGGCCGTCGGCATCGCCGTCGCCACCGCGGTCAGTCTGATGACGGCGCGGTTCTATCTGCTCGACAAGGTCGACACCGAGCTGAAGAGCGCGCGCACCACGCTCGGCAACGCCGGGTTCACCCTGCGCCAGATCGAGTCCCTGAGCGAACTGGGCGTCGCCCTGGACACGTTCAACGACAGCGGGGCCCGCGACACGGATCCGCTGCCGGGCCCGTCCATGGTGTACGTCGCGGTCGGCTCCACCGGACGGCCGGTGGCCCTCGGCCCGTTGGAGCCGACCGCACGCCAGCGCGCCCTGGCCGCCGCCGCGAAGGACCCGGCCGCGCTCGCCGCCGCCGAGGAGCCGCGGGACGTACAGGTCGAGGGCGAGCGCTACCGGATGGTCGGGGCGCAGCTGTCGGACGGCACCGTCGTGCTGATAGCCGTCCCGACCGAGGGCCTGCACGAGGGCATGGGCAAGGCCCTCAAGATGGACCTGGCCGTCGGGACCCTGCTGCTGGCGCTGCTCGCCTGTCTGACCATGATCAGCGTACTGCGCTGGATGCGGCCGCTGGAGGACATGGTGGAGACCTCGTCGGCGATCGCCGAGGGCGATCTGACCCGGCGCGTGCCCTCCAGCCGCGAAGCCACCCTGGAGGTCGAGCAGCTCAGGGTCGCCCTCAACTCCATGCTCCACCAAGTGGAGTCGGCGCACCGCACGCGCGAGCGCAGCACGGCCCAGCTGCGCCGCTTCGTCGGCGACGCCTCGCACGAGCTGCGCACCCCGCTGTCGGCGATACGCGGCTACCTCCAGCTCTACGACAAGGGGATGCTGACGGAACCGGCCGAGCGCAAGCGCGCCTGGGACCGGATGAACGGCGAGGTCGACCGCATGGGACGCCTCGTCGACGAGCTGCTCACCCTCGCCCGGCTCGACCAGCGGCCCGAACTGCGGTTCCGCAACGTCGATCTGAGCCGCCTGGTGCGCGACGCCGCCGAGGATCTGCGGGTGCAGCAGCCCGAGCGGCCCATCACGGTCGGCGCCGACGGCACCCTGCTCGTGCGCGCCGACGAGGCGGGGCTGCGCCAGGTGCTGGGCAACCTGCTGAGCAACGTCCGCACCCACACGCCCGCCGATGTGCCGGTGCGGCTGGGGGTGGAGCGGGCCGACGGCGTCGTACGGCTGTGTGTCGCGGACAAGGGGCCCGGGCTGAGCGAGGAGGACGCGGCCCGCGTCTTCGACCGGTTCTTCCGGGCCGGCGGGGGTGCGGGCAGCGGGCTGGGCATGGCGATCGTGCAGGGCGTGGTGGAGGCGCACGGCGGGGAGGTGGCGGTGCGGACGGCGCCGGGTGAGGGCTTGAGGGTAACGGTGAGTCTGCCGACCCAGGGGCGCGAGGAACTGCGCGAACGGCCACACTAG
- a CDS encoding ABC transporter substrate-binding protein, producing MRSVRMRILATLLVLAAVGVGGWQLLPSQQDDGSTITVGTTDAVTSLDPAGAYDAGSWALFNNVFQSLMAFEPGGVTPVPDAAQSCGFDGTGLRTYRCELREGLTFPSGRSMTAQDVKFSFDRVKRIKSDVGPSSLLDTLRSVSASGRTVTFHLSSPDATFPLKVATGAGAIVDREKYPADALRSDNAVDGTGPYTLTSYTKDEKAVLAPNRSYKGAVGTGRPVELRYYGDADALDDAWKAKRIDVATRTLPPEVLAGLNAADPGQRVSEADSSEIRNLYFDTRADSPLHDVRVRQAMAWLIDREKLAATVYKGTVDPLYSLIPTGITGHTTSFFDAYPKLSTAKVRALLSEAGVSLPVRFTYGYGTGRGAAAAEEAAELKRQLEAGGLFKVAVKGYEWTDFQKRWAGGKLDAYAVGWVADFPDPDTYGGPLVGTGATMNTGYSDKSVDRLITSSQQYADRGEATKDFRSLQEAVARDVPVIPLWQAKEYVVTSEAVGGGQYLSDGTGVFRLWRLTRI from the coding sequence ATGCGTTCGGTTCGCATGCGGATTCTCGCGACGCTGCTGGTGCTGGCGGCCGTGGGAGTGGGCGGCTGGCAGCTGTTGCCGTCGCAGCAGGACGACGGCAGCACCATCACGGTCGGTACGACGGACGCGGTCACGTCGCTGGATCCGGCCGGCGCCTATGACGCCGGTTCCTGGGCGTTGTTCAACAACGTCTTCCAGTCACTGATGGCCTTCGAGCCGGGCGGTGTCACGCCCGTGCCCGACGCGGCCCAGAGCTGTGGCTTCGACGGCACTGGTCTGCGCACGTACCGCTGCGAGCTGCGCGAGGGCCTCACCTTCCCGAGCGGGCGGTCCATGACCGCCCAGGACGTGAAGTTCTCCTTCGACCGGGTCAAGCGGATCAAGTCGGACGTCGGTCCGTCCTCGCTGCTGGACACCCTCCGCTCGGTGAGCGCGAGCGGCCGTACCGTCACCTTCCATCTGTCGTCGCCCGACGCCACGTTCCCGCTCAAGGTCGCCACCGGGGCGGGCGCGATCGTGGACCGGGAGAAGTATCCGGCCGACGCCCTGCGCTCCGACAACGCTGTCGACGGCACCGGCCCCTACACCCTGACCTCGTACACGAAGGACGAGAAGGCGGTCCTCGCGCCCAACCGGAGCTACAAGGGCGCCGTCGGCACCGGCCGTCCCGTCGAACTGCGGTACTACGGCGACGCGGACGCCCTCGACGACGCCTGGAAGGCCAAGCGGATCGACGTCGCCACGCGGACGCTGCCGCCCGAGGTGCTCGCCGGTCTGAACGCCGCCGACCCGGGCCAGCGCGTCTCCGAGGCCGACAGCTCCGAGATCCGCAACCTCTACTTCGACACCCGCGCCGACTCGCCCCTGCACGACGTGCGGGTCCGGCAGGCCATGGCCTGGCTGATCGACCGCGAGAAGCTGGCGGCCACCGTCTACAAGGGGACCGTCGACCCGCTGTACTCGCTGATCCCGACGGGCATCACCGGCCACACCACGTCGTTCTTCGACGCCTACCCCAAGCTGAGCACCGCCAAGGTGCGCGCCCTGCTCAGCGAGGCCGGCGTGAGCCTGCCCGTCCGCTTCACCTACGGCTACGGCACCGGCCGCGGCGCCGCGGCCGCCGAGGAGGCCGCGGAGCTCAAGCGGCAGCTGGAGGCGGGCGGCCTGTTCAAGGTGGCCGTCAAGGGCTATGAGTGGACCGACTTCCAGAAGCGCTGGGCCGGCGGCAAGCTCGACGCCTACGCGGTCGGCTGGGTCGCCGACTTCCCCGACCCGGACACCTACGGCGGTCCGCTGGTCGGGACGGGCGCCACCATGAACACCGGATACAGTGACAAGTCGGTGGACCGGCTGATCACGTCCAGCCAGCAGTACGCCGACCGCGGGGAGGCCACGAAGGACTTCCGCTCGCTGCAGGAGGCCGTCGCCCGCGACGTCCCGGTGATCCCGCTGTGGCAGGCCAAGGAGTACGTCGTCACCAGCGAGGCGGTCGGCGGCGGCCAGTACCTCTCCGACGGCACCGGCGTCTTCCGCCTCTGGCGCCTCACCCGCATCTGA